A part of Pararoseomonas sp. SCSIO 73927 genomic DNA contains:
- a CDS encoding MarR family transcriptional regulator: protein MTLNAEFVTALRRVTQRWRALWDAELRGSGQTLGRSRALLTLSQSGGSAMQRDVAEALSVEGPTLVRLLDGLERQGLIRREPVPGNGRANRIVLTEAAGPVVREVDGISEALRERVLHGIPRAELETALRVLTTVAARLEGLGTASEKAPGEGQG from the coding sequence ATGACCCTCAACGCCGAATTCGTCACGGCCCTGCGCCGGGTGACGCAGCGCTGGCGCGCCCTCTGGGACGCCGAGCTGCGGGGCAGCGGCCAGACGCTCGGCCGGTCCCGCGCGCTGCTCACCCTCTCCCAGTCCGGCGGCAGCGCCATGCAGCGCGACGTGGCGGAGGCGCTCTCGGTGGAGGGCCCCACCCTTGTCCGCCTGCTCGACGGGCTGGAGCGCCAGGGCCTGATCCGGCGGGAGCCCGTGCCCGGAAACGGGCGCGCCAACCGGATCGTCCTTACCGAGGCCGCCGGCCCGGTGGTGCGGGAGGTGGACGGCATCTCCGAGGCGCTGCGCGAGCGGGTGCTGCACGGCATTCCCCGCGCGGAACTCGAAACGGCGCTGCGGGTTCTCACCACGGTCGCGGCCCGGCTGGAGGGGCTGGGCACGGCATCCGAGAAGGCACCCGGGGAGGGGCAGGGATGA
- a CDS encoding class I SAM-dependent rRNA methyltransferase: MSDLPLLRLLPGRDRRAKAGHPWIFSNEVAMTPEARAIPPGSPVRVEGDDGVRHGIHHFNPHSLIAGRRLARDPATPIDDAFWQARIAEALALRTRLFPTPHYRLAHAEADGLPGLILDRYGDLVALQANTAGMEAATPAILRALDALIAPRAVVARNEAAVRALEGLPEATLLLRGTEATGTVEEGGVSFAVDPLGGQKTGWFFDQRENRARVAKLARGETVLDAFCHTGGFGLQAAAAGASRVTLLDRSEHALATAMETARRNGLEDRVEAVRGEAMETLERMAASGTRYGVVVADPPAFAKSRKDIPQAVRAYSRLARIAAGLVAPGGILFIASCSHHVPSGEFTETVLAGLQRARRDARILAITGAGPDHPIHPMLPESVYLKALTLQLS; the protein is encoded by the coding sequence ATGTCAGACCTGCCGCTCCTCCGCCTCCTCCCCGGCCGCGACCGGCGTGCCAAGGCGGGCCATCCCTGGATCTTCTCCAACGAGGTGGCGATGACGCCGGAGGCGCGCGCCATCCCGCCCGGCAGCCCCGTGCGCGTGGAGGGGGATGACGGTGTCCGGCACGGGATCCACCACTTCAACCCGCACTCCCTCATCGCCGGGCGGCGGCTGGCGCGCGACCCCGCCACCCCGATCGACGACGCCTTCTGGCAGGCCCGGATAGCGGAGGCGCTGGCGCTGCGCACCCGCCTCTTTCCCACCCCGCACTACCGCCTGGCCCATGCCGAGGCGGACGGGCTGCCCGGCCTCATCCTGGACCGCTACGGCGACCTCGTGGCGTTGCAGGCGAACACGGCGGGGATGGAGGCCGCCACGCCGGCCATCCTGCGCGCGCTGGACGCGCTGATCGCCCCGCGCGCCGTGGTGGCGCGGAACGAGGCCGCCGTTCGCGCCCTCGAGGGCCTGCCGGAGGCGACGCTGCTGCTCCGCGGCACGGAGGCCACGGGCACGGTGGAGGAGGGCGGGGTGAGCTTCGCCGTCGATCCCCTGGGCGGGCAGAAGACCGGCTGGTTCTTCGACCAGCGGGAGAACCGCGCCCGGGTGGCGAAGCTGGCGCGGGGCGAGACGGTGCTGGACGCCTTCTGCCACACGGGCGGCTTCGGCCTCCAGGCCGCGGCGGCCGGGGCATCGCGGGTCACCCTCCTCGACCGGTCCGAGCACGCCCTGGCCACGGCCATGGAGACGGCCCGGCGCAACGGTCTGGAGGACCGGGTGGAGGCGGTGCGGGGCGAGGCTATGGAGACGCTGGAGCGCATGGCCGCCTCCGGCACCCGCTACGGCGTGGTGGTTGCGGACCCGCCCGCCTTCGCGAAGTCCCGCAAGGACATCCCGCAGGCCGTGCGCGCCTATTCCCGCCTGGCGCGGATCGCGGCGGGGCTGGTGGCGCCGGGCGGCATCCTCTTCATCGCCTCCTGCTCCCACCACGTCCCCTCGGGCGAGTTCACGGAGACGGTGCTGGCCGGGCTGCAGCGGGCCCGGCGCGACGCCCGGATCCTTGCCATCACCGGGGCGGGTCCGGACCACCCCATCCATCCCATGCTGCCCGAGAGTGTGTACCTCAAGGCACTGACCTTGCAGCTCTCCTGA
- a CDS encoding glycerophosphodiester phosphodiesterase family protein translates to MTEIIAHRGGAILWPENSLQAFRQAIAAGADAVECDVHLSSDGVPMVMHDATLERTSNGTGPIAGWTAAELAEMKLVSADGEPPPRLSDLLSIVAGGRAGLQVEVKADGGGRPDLALLERVLIELDRHDLRGRTEIITFEAEVASAAVAAGGLQNVAWLFAPVMLRYLGAEGVVTIARRTGSTMVETHEAVLDPALLGVLRGAGLRVGAWGANRAPAIRRMLEIGPDAFATDDPVLALAMRKAASI, encoded by the coding sequence ATGACCGAGATCATCGCCCACCGGGGCGGCGCCATCCTCTGGCCGGAGAACAGCCTCCAGGCGTTCCGCCAGGCCATCGCCGCCGGGGCGGACGCGGTGGAGTGCGACGTCCACCTCTCCTCCGACGGCGTCCCGATGGTGATGCACGACGCCACGCTGGAGCGGACGAGCAACGGCACCGGCCCGATCGCCGGCTGGACGGCGGCCGAACTGGCCGAGATGAAGCTCGTCTCCGCCGACGGGGAGCCGCCGCCCCGGCTGTCCGACCTTCTCTCCATCGTCGCCGGGGGCCGCGCGGGGCTGCAGGTGGAGGTGAAGGCGGATGGCGGCGGCCGCCCGGACCTCGCCCTGCTGGAACGGGTGCTGATCGAGCTGGACCGGCACGACCTGCGCGGCCGGACGGAGATCATCACCTTTGAGGCGGAGGTGGCGTCCGCCGCCGTGGCCGCCGGCGGGCTGCAGAACGTCGCCTGGCTCTTCGCGCCGGTCATGCTGCGCTATCTCGGCGCGGAGGGCGTGGTGACAATCGCCCGCCGGACCGGTTCGACCATGGTGGAGACGCACGAGGCCGTGCTCGATCCCGCGCTGCTGGGGGTGCTGCGCGGCGCCGGGCTGCGCGTGGGTGCCTGGGGGGCCAACCGCGCCCCGGCCATCCGGCGCATGCTGGAGATTGGGCCGGATGCCTTCGCGACCGACGATCCCGTCCTCGCCCTCGCCATGCGCAAGGCGGCCAGCATTTAG
- a CDS encoding nucleoside hydrolase, whose amino-acid sequence MPGTTALQPLPDSMRARRAVILDCDPGTDDAIALWLAMASPEVDLRLITVSGGNAGLGRTVDNACAVVGLAGAVVPLVPGAERPLLGGFRGDGAVHGADGLAGIGLPPGPPPVRAVAADAIRAVLREARPGSVTLVGIAPVTNLALALATEPALADRVAAAVLMAGAWGEGNWTPSAEFNAASDPEALAILLAAGIPVTLVTLELTAQALVTPARIAALRAAGGGACLRAACDIMAAVPPSRRMGGEGHPLHDPCAVAWLVRPELFHAAPAHASVDTGPGPARGRTHIDRWGRGGGAPNVTLAEALDADGFFALLGERLARLP is encoded by the coding sequence ATGCCAGGCACCACGGCCTTGCAGCCGCTCCCCGATTCCATGCGCGCGCGTCGCGCGGTGATCCTGGACTGCGACCCCGGCACGGACGACGCTATCGCCCTCTGGCTCGCCATGGCCTCGCCGGAGGTCGACCTTCGCCTGATCACCGTGTCCGGCGGCAATGCCGGGCTGGGGCGGACGGTGGACAATGCCTGCGCGGTGGTCGGCCTCGCCGGCGCCGTGGTTCCGTTGGTGCCGGGCGCGGAACGGCCGCTGCTCGGCGGGTTCCGGGGCGACGGCGCGGTGCACGGGGCGGACGGGCTGGCGGGGATCGGCCTTCCGCCCGGCCCCCCGCCGGTGCGGGCCGTGGCCGCGGACGCGATCCGCGCCGTGCTTCGGGAGGCGCGGCCGGGCTCCGTCACCCTGGTCGGAATCGCGCCCGTCACCAACCTGGCCCTGGCGCTGGCGACCGAGCCCGCGCTGGCGGACCGGGTGGCGGCGGCGGTGTTGATGGCCGGCGCCTGGGGGGAGGGGAACTGGACCCCTTCAGCCGAGTTCAACGCCGCCAGCGATCCGGAGGCGCTGGCCATCCTCCTCGCCGCCGGCATCCCCGTGACGCTGGTGACGCTGGAGCTGACGGCGCAGGCGCTGGTCACGCCCGCGCGGATCGCCGCCCTTCGTGCCGCGGGCGGTGGCGCCTGCCTGCGGGCGGCCTGCGACATCATGGCGGCCGTCCCGCCCTCGCGCCGGATGGGCGGAGAGGGGCATCCGCTGCACGACCCCTGCGCCGTCGCCTGGCTCGTGCGGCCGGAGCTGTTCCATGCCGCGCCCGCCCACGCCTCGGTGGACACCGGCCCCGGCCCGGCGCGCGGGCGCACCCATATCGACCGCTGGGGCCGCGGCGGCGGCGCGCCGAACGTCACCCTGGCCGAGGCGCTGGACGCCGACGGGTTCTTCGCCCTGCTGGGGGAGCGGCTGGCGCGCCTGCCGTGA
- a CDS encoding MBOAT family O-acyltransferase — MIFASFEFLCLFLPLFFAVYFLTPFRFRNWPILILSWAFYAWWRVDFLLLLMFCTIFTFYTVKAMDRAGPKTRKGTTLFIIGLVGNLGVLAYFKYANFGVGMVNDVRGALGYQPIPWVEIILPIGLSFYVLQSVSYLVDIWRGTVPITQKLLDYATYKAIFSQLIAGPIVRYAEIKDELVYRPHTLAQFGLGARRFMTGFTMKVVLADTVALVADAAFALPNPTLVDAWTGAIAYTLQLYFDFAGYSAMAIGLALMIGFHFPENFNHPYLSGNIQAFWQRWHMTLSRFLRDYLYISLGGNRKGAFRTYLNLFLTMVIGGLWHGANWTFIVWGAWHGGLLAIHRLMQQAGFPPMPFILGNLLTMLAAIIGWVVFRAHDMGSAMTMYGGMVGLNGAPLSDALAWQVTPDQWWTILIAVIVVYLPLLGPRLPFQRPPEAMGGFWRALWVIGPMAGFLLGVVLLYSRAAVPFLYFQF, encoded by the coding sequence ATGATCTTCGCCTCCTTCGAGTTCCTCTGCCTTTTCCTGCCGCTCTTCTTCGCGGTCTACTTCCTCACGCCGTTCCGGTTCCGGAACTGGCCCATCCTCATCCTGTCCTGGGCCTTCTACGCCTGGTGGCGGGTCGATTTCCTGCTGCTGCTGATGTTCTGCACGATCTTCACCTTCTACACGGTGAAGGCCATGGACAGGGCGGGGCCGAAGACCCGCAAGGGCACCACGCTCTTCATCATCGGCCTCGTCGGCAACCTCGGGGTGCTCGCCTACTTCAAGTACGCGAATTTCGGCGTGGGGATGGTCAACGACGTCCGCGGGGCGCTCGGCTACCAGCCCATCCCCTGGGTCGAGATCATCCTGCCGATCGGCCTCTCCTTCTACGTGCTGCAATCCGTGTCCTACCTCGTGGACATCTGGCGCGGCACGGTGCCCATCACGCAGAAGCTGCTGGACTACGCCACCTACAAGGCGATCTTCAGCCAGCTCATCGCCGGGCCCATCGTCCGCTACGCCGAGATCAAGGACGAGCTGGTCTACCGCCCCCACACGCTGGCGCAGTTCGGCCTCGGCGCGCGGCGCTTTATGACCGGCTTCACGATGAAGGTGGTCCTGGCGGACACGGTGGCCCTGGTGGCGGACGCCGCCTTCGCCCTGCCGAACCCGACCCTGGTCGACGCCTGGACGGGCGCCATTGCCTACACGCTGCAGCTCTACTTCGACTTCGCCGGCTACTCCGCCATGGCGATCGGGCTGGCGCTGATGATCGGGTTCCACTTTCCCGAGAACTTCAACCACCCCTACCTGTCCGGCAACATTCAGGCCTTCTGGCAGCGCTGGCACATGACGCTGTCGCGCTTCCTGCGGGACTACCTGTACATCTCGCTCGGCGGGAACCGGAAGGGCGCCTTCCGCACCTACCTCAACCTGTTCCTGACGATGGTGATCGGCGGCCTCTGGCACGGCGCCAACTGGACCTTCATCGTCTGGGGCGCCTGGCACGGCGGGCTGCTGGCGATCCACCGGCTGATGCAGCAGGCGGGCTTCCCGCCCATGCCCTTCATCCTCGGCAACCTGCTGACGATGCTGGCGGCGATCATCGGCTGGGTGGTGTTCCGCGCGCACGACATGGGCAGCGCGATGACGATGTACGGCGGCATGGTCGGCCTGAACGGCGCGCCGCTGAGCGACGCCCTGGCCTGGCAGGTCACCCCGGACCAGTGGTGGACCATCCTGATCGCCGTGATCGTCGTCTACCTGCCCCTGCTCGGTCCGCGCCTGCCCTTCCAGCGGCCGCCGGAGGCGATGGGCGGCTTCTGGCGCGCCCTCTGGGTGATCGGGCCGATGGCGGGCTTCCTCCTCGGCGTCGTGCTGCTCTACAGCCGCGCGGCCGTGCCCTTCCTCTACTTCCAGTTCTGA
- a CDS encoding alginate O-acetyltransferase AlgX-related protein, with protein MSETSWKGANAAAVFQGAAAALLLAIGAWQGIAAVASERGQERLRPALNAESLLSGRFTGAVNHVLAHELPADPLLRASGGVFRYDLFRSGGPQVRVGCDDTLFLTEELRPWPGAEAAMAERAAIVRRVRDGLAQRGILLTVALVPDKARVKRDKLCGAPHSAQAEARYDAFAELLRGQGIQPLLLLRPLMAREAQGGAWWRTDTHWSQEGARAAAAAIAAALRVYPLSRGTAFRTTAAAEETDGPGDLLRLMSLDRVPDALRPAPDRQRLETTAAVEAASGGGGLLDETPAPEVALVGSSYSVNANFHGALQELLRSPVVSAAKAGGGFAGSANDYFGGQTFRETPPRLVIWEIPERVVGQPLGQGERDLAARW; from the coding sequence ATGAGCGAGACCTCCTGGAAAGGCGCCAACGCCGCCGCGGTGTTCCAGGGCGCCGCCGCGGCCCTGCTGCTGGCGATCGGCGCCTGGCAGGGGATCGCGGCGGTTGCCAGCGAGCGGGGGCAGGAGCGGCTGCGGCCGGCGCTGAACGCCGAATCCCTCCTCTCCGGCCGCTTCACCGGCGCGGTGAACCATGTGCTGGCGCACGAACTGCCGGCGGACCCGCTGCTGCGCGCCAGCGGCGGCGTGTTCCGCTACGACCTGTTCCGCTCCGGCGGGCCACAGGTCCGGGTGGGCTGCGACGACACCCTGTTCCTGACAGAGGAGCTGCGCCCCTGGCCGGGCGCGGAGGCCGCGATGGCGGAGCGCGCGGCGATCGTGCGCCGGGTGCGGGACGGCCTGGCGCAGCGCGGCATCCTCCTCACCGTCGCCCTGGTGCCGGACAAGGCGCGGGTGAAGCGGGACAAGCTCTGCGGGGCGCCCCACTCCGCCCAGGCGGAGGCGCGCTACGACGCCTTCGCGGAACTGCTGCGGGGCCAGGGGATCCAGCCCCTCCTCCTGCTGCGGCCCCTCATGGCGCGAGAGGCGCAGGGCGGCGCCTGGTGGCGCACCGACACGCACTGGAGCCAGGAAGGTGCCCGCGCCGCCGCGGCCGCCATCGCGGCCGCACTCCGCGTCTATCCCCTCTCCCGCGGCACCGCCTTCCGGACCACGGCCGCCGCCGAGGAGACGGACGGGCCCGGCGACCTGCTCCGCCTCATGAGCCTCGACCGCGTGCCGGACGCGCTGCGCCCGGCGCCCGACCGCCAGAGGCTGGAGACGACCGCGGCCGTCGAGGCGGCCTCCGGCGGCGGCGGGCTGCTGGACGAGACCCCGGCCCCGGAGGTCGCGCTCGTCGGCTCCTCCTACTCCGTAAACGCGAACTTCCACGGCGCGCTGCAGGAGCTGCTCCGCAGCCCGGTCGTGAGCGCGGCGAAGGCCGGCGGCGGCTTCGCCGGCAGCGCGAACGACTATTTCGGCGGGCAGACCTTCCGCGAGACGCCGCCCCGCCTCGTGATCTGGGAGATCCCGGAGCGCGTGGTGGGGCAGCCCCTGGGCCAGGGCGAGCGCGACCTGGCGGCCCGCTGGTGA
- a CDS encoding tetratricopeptide repeat protein produces MSTRQPHSALAAPVANRSGGRRILPGGTVLLLAALGGAPGLAQSPPPLPGGPAPATATAPPRPVPAPNPAPGAASPTPAPAPSADAGRAGPRGVAVLIDQANFWSAQGRPELAQQALDRLLTVDPNSPDVLLAAAEVAAQNGDRATAEVYVARLRQIAPDSPQRAQAELALRAASVDQAVLAEARNLAQAGQREAAMQRYRQLFPNGEVPAIFAAEYYQTLAGSSPDHFEEARAGLERAVSRVPENRPLQLAYSQLLTYSEAYRFEGLRRLRALAAEPTVGEAARQAWRQALLWLPSDPDAAEEIGAYIAAVGGNADAEIQAKYNEAKATVIPASITNRLAGWTAITEQKNAEAERLFSASIAEDPQDAESHIGMAIVRKLQGRFAEAREFFARAVQITPFREEEFRNSVGDLSGATAGGSGGGRGATGGGRGGGNYTSDSYVAWQSLNRGQLDRAASSAQRALRGNANERLQGEIVLGMVALRRNNNAEAERRFRRVLAARRNQPAAQAGLYEALSRQNRLPEADRFLAESGYRPPEGGLGTRSNALRQEAAATRDPAAKIAILRGAIASDPNSVWLAFDLANALKANGQTEEARRLEAQLASRRGAADALFASALLANADGRIAEAADRLEAIPDRARPADGDRLLDQTRQTLQLRDLERQARGNPQSDAARRLLGLAGQPDPTGQTQAGVIRAFNRLRQTGNLEAASRAVLASPPATPAGRVAASFAMVEAGRTAEAESLIGGLAGNSGLTREQRQQVATIRGNAAAAAAERLTARGDQRGAMERLSRALDDAPDNPDVQLAAARVMARSGRADEAQRVAEGILGRDPDNVAARAVAGEAAVLNNALGRAEQILSEGRARRADGLQMALLEAQIARARRDPVRAREALEEAARLRGAQLRASTR; encoded by the coding sequence ATGTCCACTCGCCAACCCCATTCGGCCCTGGCCGCGCCGGTGGCCAACCGGTCCGGCGGGCGGCGGATCCTGCCCGGCGGGACCGTTCTCCTGCTCGCCGCGCTCGGCGGGGCGCCCGGACTGGCCCAGTCGCCGCCCCCGCTGCCGGGCGGGCCCGCGCCCGCGACCGCGACAGCCCCGCCGAGGCCCGTTCCGGCGCCCAACCCGGCACCGGGCGCCGCCTCCCCCACCCCGGCTCCCGCGCCTTCGGCCGATGCGGGGCGCGCCGGCCCGCGCGGTGTCGCCGTGCTGATCGACCAGGCGAATTTCTGGAGCGCCCAGGGGCGGCCCGAGCTGGCGCAGCAGGCGCTGGACCGGCTGCTGACGGTGGACCCGAACAGCCCGGACGTGCTGCTGGCGGCGGCCGAGGTGGCGGCGCAGAACGGCGACCGCGCGACGGCGGAGGTCTATGTCGCGCGGCTCCGGCAGATCGCCCCGGACAGCCCGCAGCGCGCCCAGGCCGAGCTGGCGCTCCGCGCCGCCTCCGTGGACCAGGCCGTGCTCGCCGAGGCCCGCAACCTGGCCCAGGCCGGCCAGCGCGAGGCGGCGATGCAGCGCTACCGCCAGCTCTTCCCCAATGGCGAGGTGCCGGCGATCTTCGCCGCCGAGTACTACCAGACCCTGGCCGGCAGCTCCCCCGACCACTTCGAGGAGGCGCGCGCCGGGCTGGAGCGCGCCGTCTCGCGCGTGCCGGAGAACCGGCCGCTGCAGCTCGCCTACTCCCAGCTCCTTACCTACAGCGAGGCCTATCGGTTCGAGGGGCTGCGGCGCCTCCGCGCCCTCGCGGCTGAACCGACAGTGGGCGAGGCCGCGCGGCAGGCCTGGCGCCAGGCGCTGCTCTGGCTGCCCAGCGATCCGGACGCGGCCGAGGAGATCGGGGCCTATATCGCGGCCGTGGGCGGCAACGCCGATGCGGAGATCCAGGCCAAGTACAACGAGGCGAAGGCCACGGTGATCCCGGCCTCCATCACCAACCGCCTCGCCGGCTGGACCGCCATCACCGAGCAGAAGAACGCGGAGGCCGAGCGGCTCTTCTCCGCCTCCATCGCCGAGGACCCGCAGGACGCCGAGTCCCACATCGGCATGGCCATCGTCCGCAAGCTGCAGGGCCGCTTCGCGGAGGCGCGCGAGTTCTTCGCCCGCGCCGTGCAGATCACGCCCTTCCGCGAGGAGGAGTTCCGCAACAGCGTCGGCGACCTCAGCGGCGCCACGGCCGGGGGGAGTGGCGGCGGGCGCGGCGCCACCGGGGGCGGCCGTGGGGGCGGCAACTACACGAGCGACTCCTACGTCGCCTGGCAGAGCCTGAACCGGGGCCAGCTGGATCGCGCGGCCAGCAGCGCCCAGCGCGCCCTCCGCGGCAACGCGAACGAGCGGCTGCAGGGCGAGATCGTCCTCGGGATGGTCGCGCTCCGCCGTAACAACAACGCGGAGGCGGAGCGCCGCTTCCGCCGCGTCCTCGCCGCGCGCCGCAACCAGCCCGCCGCCCAGGCAGGCCTCTACGAGGCGCTGTCCCGCCAGAACCGCCTGCCCGAGGCCGACCGCTTCCTGGCCGAGAGCGGCTACCGCCCGCCCGAGGGCGGCCTCGGCACCCGCTCCAACGCCCTGCGCCAGGAGGCCGCCGCCACCCGCGACCCCGCGGCCAAGATCGCGATCCTGCGCGGCGCTATCGCCTCCGACCCGAACAGCGTCTGGCTCGCCTTCGACCTCGCCAACGCCCTCAAGGCCAATGGCCAGACGGAAGAGGCCCGGCGCCTCGAGGCGCAGCTCGCCTCCCGCCGCGGCGCCGCCGACGCCCTCTTCGCCTCCGCCCTCCTCGCCAATGCGGATGGCCGCATCGCCGAGGCGGCGGACCGGCTGGAGGCCATCCCCGACCGCGCCCGCCCGGCGGACGGCGACCGCCTGCTCGACCAGACCCGCCAGACCCTGCAGCTGCGCGACCTGGAGCGCCAGGCGCGCGGCAACCCGCAATCCGATGCCGCCCGGCGGCTGCTCGGCCTGGCCGGCCAGCCGGACCCGACCGGCCAGACCCAGGCCGGCGTGATCCGGGCCTTCAACCGCCTGCGGCAGACCGGCAACCTCGAGGCCGCCTCCCGCGCGGTGCTCGCCTCTCCCCCCGCCACCCCCGCCGGGCGCGTGGCCGCGAGCTTTGCCATGGTGGAGGCCGGCCGCACCGCCGAGGCGGAGTCCCTCATCGGCGGGCTGGCCGGGAACAGCGGCCTGACCCGCGAGCAGCGCCAGCAGGTGGCGACCATCCGCGGCAATGCCGCCGCGGCCGCGGCGGAACGCCTCACGGCCCGCGGCGACCAGCGCGGCGCCATGGAACGTCTCTCCCGCGCGCTGGACGACGCACCTGACAACCCCGACGTCCAGCTCGCCGCCGCCCGCGTCATGGCCCGGTCCGGCCGGGCCGACGAGGCGCAGCGCGTCGCCGAGGGCATCCTTGGCCGCGACCCGGACAACGTCGCGGCCCGCGCCGTGGCGGGGGAGGCGGCGGTCCTCAACAACGCCCTCGGCCGGGCCGAGCAGATCCTGTCGGAAGGCCGTGCCCGGCGCGCGGACGGGCTGCAGATGGCCCTGCTCGAGGCGCAGATCGCCCGCGCGCGGCGCGATCCCGTCCGCGCCCGCGAGGCGCTGGAGGAGGCTGCCCGGCTGCGTGGCGCCCAGCTTCGCGCCAGCACGCGCTGA
- a CDS encoding ABC transporter permease, which translates to MPARSMRRRLGAAAAATALLAASAGPGLAQGQAAVYDPQPPPDSAYVRFVNTLGEEVALRPAFLPAARLGTKPEERVTPFAVAQRVTGGREMVVEASAGSRTGRAALKFESGSFNTVLVQVQGNSLVMKPVVDQADFNRARSRLSFYNATTDCASASAVLAPNGPAVLEQVAPGTAKARSVNPVTAEIRADCSPGQSAPAFQLSGLEAGGMYSIWLMRPDGRNLVSFISRDTTARWRG; encoded by the coding sequence ATGCCCGCCCGCTCCATGCGCCGTCGCCTCGGCGCCGCCGCGGCCGCCACCGCCCTTCTCGCCGCCTCGGCCGGGCCCGGCCTGGCCCAGGGGCAGGCCGCGGTCTACGACCCGCAGCCGCCGCCCGACTCCGCCTATGTCCGCTTCGTCAACACGCTCGGCGAGGAGGTGGCGCTGCGCCCGGCCTTCCTGCCGGCCGCGCGCCTGGGCACGAAGCCGGAGGAGCGCGTGACCCCCTTCGCCGTCGCGCAGCGCGTGACCGGCGGGCGTGAGATGGTGGTGGAGGCCAGCGCCGGCAGCCGCACCGGCCGCGCCGCGCTGAAGTTCGAGTCCGGCTCCTTCAACACCGTGCTCGTGCAGGTGCAGGGCAACAGCTTGGTGATGAAGCCCGTGGTGGACCAGGCGGACTTCAACCGCGCCCGTTCCCGGCTGAGCTTCTACAACGCCACCACGGACTGCGCCTCCGCCTCCGCGGTGCTGGCGCCGAACGGGCCGGCCGTGCTGGAGCAGGTGGCGCCCGGCACCGCCAAGGCGCGCAGCGTGAACCCCGTCACCGCCGAGATCCGCGCGGATTGCAGCCCCGGCCAGTCCGCGCCGGCCTTCCAGCTCTCCGGGCTCGAGGCGGGCGGCATGTACAGCATCTGGCTGATGCGCCCGGACGGCCGCAACCTCGTCTCGTTCATCAGCCGCGACACGACCGCGCGCTGGCGGGGCTGA
- a CDS encoding alginate O-acetyltransferase AlgX-related protein, with translation MTTPEPQPSSGTARRSLLLGAGAAALSASVARAQAPGLVIAGTDGWLFGAWDRANDAPLDNMRAATSVISQAIGILRGAGIQVAMLLIPSKTVLYRQFLPSNVRFQADLERRYGIAAGEFRRAGAIVPDVQAAFRARQPSVQLWFKTDSHWTPMGAEIAAVEMAKAVGPTLPPSSRPGTQVTALVNRQYPRGDLVRLLPAAQRDGYGVEPYQIREIASSGSQNDLIADDTADVALIGNSYVEPRYLFQPILSNQLMRPVSLFWKPNNVGPWATILQYLSSDLFKQQRPKVIIWTHLELDLSTGPSSGGWSQNAMSADKFIADLRRGVGA, from the coding sequence ATGACGACCCCTGAGCCCCAGCCCTCTTCCGGCACGGCGCGACGCTCCCTCCTCCTCGGGGCGGGCGCGGCCGCGCTCTCCGCCTCCGTCGCGCGTGCCCAGGCCCCCGGCCTCGTCATCGCCGGCACCGACGGGTGGCTGTTCGGGGCGTGGGACCGGGCGAACGACGCGCCGCTGGACAACATGCGCGCGGCGACCTCGGTGATCAGCCAGGCGATCGGCATCCTGCGCGGCGCCGGGATCCAGGTCGCGATGCTGCTGATCCCGTCCAAGACGGTGCTCTACCGGCAGTTCCTGCCCTCGAACGTGCGGTTCCAGGCCGATCTGGAGCGCCGCTACGGCATTGCGGCGGGCGAGTTCCGCCGCGCCGGCGCCATCGTGCCGGACGTGCAGGCCGCTTTCCGCGCCCGGCAGCCCTCCGTCCAGCTCTGGTTCAAGACCGATTCGCACTGGACGCCGATGGGGGCGGAGATCGCGGCCGTGGAAATGGCGAAGGCCGTCGGCCCGACCCTGCCGCCGAGCAGCCGGCCCGGCACCCAGGTGACCGCGCTGGTGAACCGCCAGTACCCGCGCGGGGACCTGGTGCGGCTGCTGCCCGCGGCGCAGCGCGACGGGTACGGGGTGGAGCCCTACCAGATCCGGGAGATCGCCTCCTCCGGCTCCCAGAACGACCTCATCGCGGACGACACGGCCGACGTGGCGCTGATCGGCAACAGCTACGTCGAGCCGCGCTACCTGTTTCAGCCCATCCTCTCCAACCAGCTGATGCGGCCGGTCTCGCTCTTCTGGAAGCCGAACAATGTCGGCCCCTGGGCGACGATCCTGCAGTATCTCTCGAGCGATCTCTTCAAGCAGCAGAGGCCCAAGGTGATCATCTGGACTCATCTCGAACTCGACCTCAGCACGGGCCCGAGCAGCGGCGGCTGGTCCCAGAACGCCATGTCGGCCGACAAATTCATCGCCGACCTGCGCCGCGGGGTGGGCGCGTGA